The Streptomyces tubercidicus DNA segment GCGCCGTCTGCGTGTGCACGTACTCGACCAGGCGGGTCAGCGCGTCCGGGTCGGTGGTCGGCAGGACGCCGTGGCCGAGGTTGAAGATGTGGCCCTCCAGGCCGGCGGCCGCGTCGAGGACCTCACGGGCCTTGGTCTCGACGGCCTCGCGGGGGGCGAAGAGCACGGCCGGGTCGATATTGCCCTGGAGCGCCTTGCCGGGGCCGACGCGGCGGGCCGCCTCGTCCAGCGGGACCCGCCAGTCGGCGCCGACGACATCCGCGCCCGCCTCGCCCATCAGACCGAGGAGTTCACCGGTGCCGACACCGAAGTGGATCCGCGGTACGCCCAGGCCCTCGACCGCCCGGAAGACCTTCTCGGAGGCCGGCATCACGGAGCGGCGGTAGTCGGCCGGCGAGAGCGCGCCGACCCAGGAGTCGAAGAGCTGCACCGCGCTCGCCCCGGCGGCGATCTGGACCTTGAGGAAGGCGGCGGTGATGTCGGCGAGCCGGTCCAGGAGGTCGGCCCACAGCTGCGGGTCGCCGTACATGAGGGCCTTGGTGCGCTCGTGGTTGCGCGACGGGCCGCCCTCGACGAGGTAGCTGGCGAGCGTGAAGGGCGCACCGGCGAAGCCGATCAGCGGGGTGCCGCCCAGCTCGCGGACGAGCATGCCGATGGCCTCGGTGACGTACGGGACGTCGCCGGGCTCCAGGCGGCGCAGCTGCTCCAGGTCGGCGCGGGTGCGGATCGGGTTCTCGACGACCGGGCCGACGCCGGGCTTGATGTCGAGGTCGATACCGATGGCCTTGAGGGGGACGACGATGTCGCTGAAGTAGATGGCGGCGTCGACGTTGTGGCGGCGCACGGGCTGGAGGGTGATCTCGGTGACGAGATCGGGCCGCATGCACGAGTCGAGCATCGCGATGCCCTCGCGGACCTTGCGGTACTCGGGGAGCGAGCGCCCGGCCTGACGCATGAACCACACCGGGGTGTGCGGCACCGGTTCACGTCGGCACGCCTTGAGGAAGGCCGAGTCTTGGGTACCGGTCTGCTGCTGGCCCGAGGGGCTGTGGTTGGCGCTCACGCCCCAAATCTTCGCACGCCGGGCCGACCGCCCATGGGGGCAGGTGGCCGATATCTCCGCATGCGCCCGGGGGCACCTCCGAATGGGCGACGCGCGCACCGGGTGTCCTCCCCGTATGCGGGCCCGGTTCCGCCTAATCTTCCGGGCATGGCTGCGGCTCATGAACACCTCGCGGACAGCGCGGACGAGACCCCGATCCCCTTCCGTCAGGCGGTCGAGGCGCTGCGCGCGGCACGACTGCGGCCGGAGATCGAGATCGATCCGACGCCCGCTCCGAAACGGCTCGCCCCGTTCGCGTATGCGCTGGAGGCCGCGGTCGTCGAGCGCGGCGCGGGTCCGGACGGCGAGGACCGGGATCTGGCGGACGGCCGGCTGGTGGTGCTGCACAACCCGGCCGGGGACGAGACCTGGCAGGGCACGTTCCGTGTGGTGACCCTGGCGCGGGCGGAGCTGGAGCCGGAGATGGGCGCCGATCCGCTGCTGCCGGAGGTGTCCTGGTCGTGGCTCACCGGCGCACTGGACGCGCGCGGGGTGCACTACGGCGCACCGAGCGGGACGGTCACCCGGGCCGGCTCGCACTACTTCGGCGGGCTCGCGGCGCGTGAGCCGGCGACCCAGATCGAGATCCGGGCGTCCTGGACTCCTGCCGAGGGCCCCGGCGGAGTGCCGGATCTGGCGGCGCATCTGTCGGCGTGGTGCGATCTGCTCTGCCAGGTCGCGGGCCTGCCGCCGGCCCCGCTGGACATGACGACGCGCGGCGGGATCGTCCCGCTGCCCCAGCGCCGCGGCGCACAACCCCGCTGAACTCCGCTTTTCCCCGCGGCCCGGCCGCGCTGACCGTGTTCGCACACCGCCGGCCGCGGTGATCGTCGCGCTGCCGTCCGGCGCGCATCCCACCCCGCCGCCTCCCCCTGAGGCGTTCCGTTGACGCGGTCCGGGCGGCATCGCGTACGGCTTTGATCATCTCGGTGCGCACCGGGTGCTCACCCTGATCGATCACCCATCCGATTTGCCCGAATTGCCCCTAACTAAATCGTGATCAAAGTCTAAAGTCCCGCCGGTTTGCTGCCGAAGAGGTCAGTGACCCTTCAAACACGGATCATTCCGGCGCCCCCAAGCCGGCATCCGTCCCCCGCCACTCCCCCCAGGAGGCCCGGTGTCTGTTCTCCTCGAGCAACCTTCGAGCCTGGTCGCCTACCGCCCGAACAAGCCGACGGCCATGGTCGTCGTGGCCGACCCTCGCGTCCGCTCCACCGTCACCCGCCACCTGTGGGCCCTCGGAGTGCGCGACGTGATCGAGGCGTCGTCCATCGCGGAGGCCCGTCCCCGCGTCGGCAACCCGCGCGACATCTGCGTTGCCGACGTCCACCTTCCCGACGGCTCCGGCCTCACGCTGCTGTCCGAGACCCGGGCGGCGGGCTGGCCGAACGGCCTCGCGCTGTCCGCGGCCGACGACATCGGTGCCGTACGCAACGCCCTGGCCGGCGGCGTCAAGGGCTATGTCGTCACCGGTACCCGCACCAACCTGGGCCTGCCCGGCCGCCCCGGCACCTCACCGATCGGCGCCAACGCGGCCCGTATGCAGCGCCGTCCCCCGGGCGCCCCCGGTCACCCGGGCGGCTACCGGGAGCTGTCGGGACGCGAGGTCGAGGTGTTGCGGCTGGTGGCGGAGGGCCAGTCCAACAAGGCCATCGGCGTCTCGATGGGGCTGTCGGCGCTGACCGTCAAGAGCCACCTCGCCCGTATCGCCCGCAAGCTCGGCACCGGCGACCGGGCCGGAATGGTGGCGGTCGCCCTGCGCACCGGCATCATTCACTGACCGTCCACACGACCGTCTCGCCCGTCGAGGGAACGTTCCCTCGACGGGCGACGTGCATACACAGATACCCTTGACTGGTGACCGACGCCCAAAAGACCGCAGCAGACACGACACTGCGAGCAACCGGAGACTCGCCTCCGGACCCCCGACCGGCGCCGGTCCCTCTCCTGGAGCCCCGCGAGGGCATCCCCCCGGTGACCGCCACGGACGAGGCACTCGCCGAGGTCGTGGCCGCCTTCGCGGCCGGTACGGGCCCGGTGGCCGTCGACGCCGAGCGGGCCTCGGGCTACCGC contains these protein-coding regions:
- a CDS encoding response regulator transcription factor, whose protein sequence is MSVLLEQPSSLVAYRPNKPTAMVVVADPRVRSTVTRHLWALGVRDVIEASSIAEARPRVGNPRDICVADVHLPDGSGLTLLSETRAAGWPNGLALSAADDIGAVRNALAGGVKGYVVTGTRTNLGLPGRPGTSPIGANAARMQRRPPGAPGHPGGYRELSGREVEVLRLVAEGQSNKAIGVSMGLSALTVKSHLARIARKLGTGDRAGMVAVALRTGIIH
- the hemE gene encoding uroporphyrinogen decarboxylase is translated as MSANHSPSGQQQTGTQDSAFLKACRREPVPHTPVWFMRQAGRSLPEYRKVREGIAMLDSCMRPDLVTEITLQPVRRHNVDAAIYFSDIVVPLKAIGIDLDIKPGVGPVVENPIRTRADLEQLRRLEPGDVPYVTEAIGMLVRELGGTPLIGFAGAPFTLASYLVEGGPSRNHERTKALMYGDPQLWADLLDRLADITAAFLKVQIAAGASAVQLFDSWVGALSPADYRRSVMPASEKVFRAVEGLGVPRIHFGVGTGELLGLMGEAGADVVGADWRVPLDEAARRVGPGKALQGNIDPAVLFAPREAVETKAREVLDAAAGLEGHIFNLGHGVLPTTDPDALTRLVEYVHTQTAR
- a CDS encoding DUF3000 domain-containing protein, which produces MAAAHEHLADSADETPIPFRQAVEALRAARLRPEIEIDPTPAPKRLAPFAYALEAAVVERGAGPDGEDRDLADGRLVVLHNPAGDETWQGTFRVVTLARAELEPEMGADPLLPEVSWSWLTGALDARGVHYGAPSGTVTRAGSHYFGGLAAREPATQIEIRASWTPAEGPGGVPDLAAHLSAWCDLLCQVAGLPPAPLDMTTRGGIVPLPQRRGAQPR